A window of Phenylobacterium sp. NIBR 498073 genomic DNA:
CACCTCGCCCAGCTCGTCGCCGCCGGCCGCTTCCAGCCGCAGGTCGAGCTCCAGCTCGGTGGCGCGGATCACGGTGCTGGCCAGGGCCCGCGGCTCCAGCCGGCGGGCGTCGGGCGACAGCTTCTCCATCAGCCGCGCCGCCAGCGCCAGCACCTCGGCGTCCTGGGCCACGCGATGGGCGATGCCCGGCCGCAGCACCTTGACCGCCACGCGCCGGCCGTCCAGCAGGGTCGCGTCATGCGCCTGGGCCAGCGAGGCGGCGGCCACCGGCTCGCCGAAGCTGGAATAAAGGCTGTCGATCGGGCGGCCGAGGCACGCCTCGACCTCGCGCCTGGCGACGTCCGTCGGGAACGGGTCGAGCTTGTCCTTCAGCCGCGACAGGTCGTCGGCGAACTCGGCCCCGAAGATGTCGGCGCGGGTCGAGAGCAGCTGGCCGAGCTTGATCGCCACCGGCCCCAGGCCCTCCAGCGAGCGGGCCAGGCGCTCGCCCGGACGCCCCTCGCGCGCCTGGCGCCCGGCCAGGCCCCGGATCGACCGCGACAGGGTCGCGATCCGCGGCGGATAGAGCCCGTCAAGCTCGCGCGGCAGCAGGGCGTCGTTGCGCGCCAGCGACCAGCCCGCCGCCGCCAGCCGCCCGAAGGCCGCGAGACTTCCCATGAACTAGAACGCCCAGCCGTGATGCAGGGCCGCGACGCCGCCGGTGAAGTTGGTGTAGCCCGCGCGGCTGAACCCGGCCTTCTCGATCATCGAGACGAAGGTCCGCTGGTCGGGGAACCGGCGGATGCTCTCGACCAGGTACTGGTAGCTGTCGCGATCCTTGGTCACCAGCTTGCCGATTTCCGGGATCACCTTGAACGAATAGGCGTCGTAGGCCTTTCGCAGCATCTCGGTGGCCGGCTGCGAGAACTCCAGGCACAGGAACCGCCCGCCCGGCTTCAGCACCCGGCGCGCCTCGACCAGCGCGGCCTGCACGTCGGTGACGTTGCGGATGCCGAACGAGATCACATAGGCGTCGGCGCAGGCGTCGGGCAGCGGCAGCCGCTGGGCGTCGCCGACGTTCCAGGTGATCTCCGGCTCGCCGCCCTTGGTGCGGCCGGCGGCGATCATCTCGGCGTTGTAGTCCATGATCATGATCTGCGCGTCGGGGCCGCCGCGGCGCAGCTGGGCGGCGCGGGCCAGCTTGGCGAACCGCCGGGCCATGTCGCCGGTGCCGCCGGCGCAGTCGATGATCACCTCGCCCGGCTGCGGGTTCAGCCGCGCG
This region includes:
- a CDS encoding class I SAM-dependent methyltransferase; translation: MTGPSATFGFRDVDASEKAGLVRGVFDSVASRYDLMNDLMSAGVHRLWKDATAARLNPQPGEVIIDCAGGTGDMARRFAKLARAAQLRRGGPDAQIMIMDYNAEMIAAGRTKGGEPEITWNVGDAQRLPLPDACADAYVISFGIRNVTDVQAALVEARRVLKPGGRFLCLEFSQPATEMLRKAYDAYSFKVIPEIGKLVTKDRDSYQYLVESIRRFPDQRTFVSMIEKAGFSRAGYTNFTGGVAALHHGWAF